One Myripristis murdjan chromosome 18, fMyrMur1.1, whole genome shotgun sequence DNA window includes the following coding sequences:
- the LOC115377120 gene encoding uncharacterized protein LOC115377120 isoform X2 yields the protein MKHVESSWSSTEMGVRHLIYCLLLLRQTHTVFTGKAESQISASVQRSADRLTVSCSLLGTGTVTQVNWMMNRGTHSIRLGTYSPQYGVYIYPQFNDSVVIEGDAAERSSQVHLVESDVEEEGDGEVCCVFNVFPSGVLETCTVTTTTENQEADAFNDAQIELTGGRTLVQWCILVGGCTVFLISIITCLYYCWRFCCRFCCKRRKVYQVHTCHSDSGAEAEENTQASSQNQPPPAAEPNQPQPQAKGFDPSRLYAKIKFDLLYGRIWKAYQGSSRAWAPAPPQQETPQKVYSLLGEHGPAQFMETPVDSCSMTPQPDPSSQFAHDADLPQGLSSPVQSFPNLHHSPEQTASQPERLTLPFKPEFEQDSNPDSISESDPAQKT from the exons ATGAAACACGTTGAAAG TAGCTGGTCTTCCACAGAGATGGGGGTCCGGCACTTGATCTACTGCCTCCTGCTactgagacaaacacacacag tgtttaCAGGCAAGGCAGAGAGTCAGATTTCAGCGTCTGTCCAGCGCTCAGCCGACAGGTTAACAGTCTCCTGCTCCCTGCTGGGGACCGGGACCGTCACCCAGGTCAACTGGATGATGAACAGAGGAACCCACAGCATCAGACTGGGCACTTACAGTCCCCAGTACGGAGTGTACATCTACCCCCAGTTCAACGACAGTGTGGTGATAGAGGGTGATGCCGCAGAGCGCAGTTCTCAGGTCCACCTGGTGGAGAGcgatgtggaggaggagggggacggGGAGGTGTGCTGTGTCTTCAACGTGTTTCCCTCAGGAGTGCTGGAGACTTGTACTGTCACCACAACCACAG AAAACCAGGAGGCAGACGCCTTTAATGACGCACAAATAGAGTTAACAGGGGGAAGAACTCTTGTCCAGTGGTGTATTCTGGTGGGAGGCTGCACTGTGTTTCTCATCTCCATCATCACCTGTCTCTACTACTGCTGGAGGTTCTGCTGCAGATTCTGCTGCAAGAG GAGGAAAGTGTACCAGGTTCACACCTGCCACTCTGACAGTGGTGCTGAAGCTGAG gaaaacacacaagcgTCCTCTCAGAATCAGCCCCCACCTGCAGCAGAGCCAAACCAGCCTCAGCCTCAAGCGAAGGGCTTTGACCCCTCCAGGCTGTACGCTAAGATCAAGTTTGATCTGCTCTATGGCAGGATATGGAAGGCCTACCAGGGCAGCAGCAGGGCCTGGGCTCCTGCACCACCACAACAGGAAACCCCCCAGAAG GTGTACTCTCTCCTTGGTGAACACGGTCCTGCCCAGTTCATGGAGACGCCTGTGGATTCTTGCTCCATGACACCCCAGCCTGATCCTTCCTCACAGTTTGCTCATGATGCTGATCTCCCACAAGGACTTTCCAGCCCTGTTCAGTCCTTCCCCAACCTCCATCACAGCCCTGAGCAAACTGCATCCCAGCCGGAGCGTCTGACCCTCCCATTCAAGCCAGAGTTTGAGCAGGACTCGAATCCAGACTCGATATCAGAGTCTGACCCTGCACAGAAGACCTAA
- the LOC115377120 gene encoding uncharacterized protein LOC115377120 isoform X1 — MKHVESSWSSTEMGVRHLIYCLLLLRQTHTVFTGKAESQISASVQRSADRLTVSCSLLGTGTVTQVNWMMNRGTHSIRLGTYSPQYGVYIYPQFNDSVVIEGDAAERSSQVHLVESDVEEEGDGEVCCVFNVFPSGVLETCTVTTTTAENQEADAFNDAQIELTGGRTLVQWCILVGGCTVFLISIITCLYYCWRFCCRFCCKRRKVYQVHTCHSDSGAEAEENTQASSQNQPPPAAEPNQPQPQAKGFDPSRLYAKIKFDLLYGRIWKAYQGSSRAWAPAPPQQETPQKVYSLLGEHGPAQFMETPVDSCSMTPQPDPSSQFAHDADLPQGLSSPVQSFPNLHHSPEQTASQPERLTLPFKPEFEQDSNPDSISESDPAQKT, encoded by the exons ATGAAACACGTTGAAAG TAGCTGGTCTTCCACAGAGATGGGGGTCCGGCACTTGATCTACTGCCTCCTGCTactgagacaaacacacacag tgtttaCAGGCAAGGCAGAGAGTCAGATTTCAGCGTCTGTCCAGCGCTCAGCCGACAGGTTAACAGTCTCCTGCTCCCTGCTGGGGACCGGGACCGTCACCCAGGTCAACTGGATGATGAACAGAGGAACCCACAGCATCAGACTGGGCACTTACAGTCCCCAGTACGGAGTGTACATCTACCCCCAGTTCAACGACAGTGTGGTGATAGAGGGTGATGCCGCAGAGCGCAGTTCTCAGGTCCACCTGGTGGAGAGcgatgtggaggaggagggggacggGGAGGTGTGCTGTGTCTTCAACGTGTTTCCCTCAGGAGTGCTGGAGACTTGTACTGTCACCACAACCACAG CAGAAAACCAGGAGGCAGACGCCTTTAATGACGCACAAATAGAGTTAACAGGGGGAAGAACTCTTGTCCAGTGGTGTATTCTGGTGGGAGGCTGCACTGTGTTTCTCATCTCCATCATCACCTGTCTCTACTACTGCTGGAGGTTCTGCTGCAGATTCTGCTGCAAGAG GAGGAAAGTGTACCAGGTTCACACCTGCCACTCTGACAGTGGTGCTGAAGCTGAG gaaaacacacaagcgTCCTCTCAGAATCAGCCCCCACCTGCAGCAGAGCCAAACCAGCCTCAGCCTCAAGCGAAGGGCTTTGACCCCTCCAGGCTGTACGCTAAGATCAAGTTTGATCTGCTCTATGGCAGGATATGGAAGGCCTACCAGGGCAGCAGCAGGGCCTGGGCTCCTGCACCACCACAACAGGAAACCCCCCAGAAG GTGTACTCTCTCCTTGGTGAACACGGTCCTGCCCAGTTCATGGAGACGCCTGTGGATTCTTGCTCCATGACACCCCAGCCTGATCCTTCCTCACAGTTTGCTCATGATGCTGATCTCCCACAAGGACTTTCCAGCCCTGTTCAGTCCTTCCCCAACCTCCATCACAGCCCTGAGCAAACTGCATCCCAGCCGGAGCGTCTGACCCTCCCATTCAAGCCAGAGTTTGAGCAGGACTCGAATCCAGACTCGATATCAGAGTCTGACCCTGCACAGAAGACCTAA
- the LOC115377120 gene encoding uncharacterized protein LOC115377120 isoform X3 yields MKHVESWSSTEMGVRHLIYCLLLLRQTHTVFTGKAESQISASVQRSADRLTVSCSLLGTGTVTQVNWMMNRGTHSIRLGTYSPQYGVYIYPQFNDSVVIEGDAAERSSQVHLVESDVEEEGDGEVCCVFNVFPSGVLETCTVTTTTAENQEADAFNDAQIELTGGRTLVQWCILVGGCTVFLISIITCLYYCWRFCCRFCCKRRKVYQVHTCHSDSGAEAEENTQASSQNQPPPAAEPNQPQPQAKGFDPSRLYAKIKFDLLYGRIWKAYQGSSRAWAPAPPQQETPQKVYSLLGEHGPAQFMETPVDSCSMTPQPDPSSQFAHDADLPQGLSSPVQSFPNLHHSPEQTASQPERLTLPFKPEFEQDSNPDSISESDPAQKT; encoded by the exons ATGAAACACGTTGAAAG CTGGTCTTCCACAGAGATGGGGGTCCGGCACTTGATCTACTGCCTCCTGCTactgagacaaacacacacag tgtttaCAGGCAAGGCAGAGAGTCAGATTTCAGCGTCTGTCCAGCGCTCAGCCGACAGGTTAACAGTCTCCTGCTCCCTGCTGGGGACCGGGACCGTCACCCAGGTCAACTGGATGATGAACAGAGGAACCCACAGCATCAGACTGGGCACTTACAGTCCCCAGTACGGAGTGTACATCTACCCCCAGTTCAACGACAGTGTGGTGATAGAGGGTGATGCCGCAGAGCGCAGTTCTCAGGTCCACCTGGTGGAGAGcgatgtggaggaggagggggacggGGAGGTGTGCTGTGTCTTCAACGTGTTTCCCTCAGGAGTGCTGGAGACTTGTACTGTCACCACAACCACAG CAGAAAACCAGGAGGCAGACGCCTTTAATGACGCACAAATAGAGTTAACAGGGGGAAGAACTCTTGTCCAGTGGTGTATTCTGGTGGGAGGCTGCACTGTGTTTCTCATCTCCATCATCACCTGTCTCTACTACTGCTGGAGGTTCTGCTGCAGATTCTGCTGCAAGAG GAGGAAAGTGTACCAGGTTCACACCTGCCACTCTGACAGTGGTGCTGAAGCTGAG gaaaacacacaagcgTCCTCTCAGAATCAGCCCCCACCTGCAGCAGAGCCAAACCAGCCTCAGCCTCAAGCGAAGGGCTTTGACCCCTCCAGGCTGTACGCTAAGATCAAGTTTGATCTGCTCTATGGCAGGATATGGAAGGCCTACCAGGGCAGCAGCAGGGCCTGGGCTCCTGCACCACCACAACAGGAAACCCCCCAGAAG GTGTACTCTCTCCTTGGTGAACACGGTCCTGCCCAGTTCATGGAGACGCCTGTGGATTCTTGCTCCATGACACCCCAGCCTGATCCTTCCTCACAGTTTGCTCATGATGCTGATCTCCCACAAGGACTTTCCAGCCCTGTTCAGTCCTTCCCCAACCTCCATCACAGCCCTGAGCAAACTGCATCCCAGCCGGAGCGTCTGACCCTCCCATTCAAGCCAGAGTTTGAGCAGGACTCGAATCCAGACTCGATATCAGAGTCTGACCCTGCACAGAAGACCTAA
- the LOC115376532 gene encoding C-C chemokine receptor type 3-like encodes MDNSDDFYDFFSDLFNSDSTDPPYLVSEVVKLCPKTKVNEFGAKFIPFFYYTSFTLSYLGNGLVLFIIHKYEKLNSVTNIFLLNLVMSNLLFASSLPFLATYHSSEWIFGMVMCKLVSSAYFIGFYSSILFLTLMTFDRYLAVVHAVAAAKSRKKIYAIGAAVAVWCISVIASVKELVLQNVWKHEEHGLMCDETGYDKSIMDRWRLISYYQQFLLFFLLPLFLVLYCYSSITIRILSTRMKEKCRAIKLIFVIVFTFFACWTPYNVVILLRAIQMSNGKKNKSCSESEALDYALYVTQNVAYLYCCISPVFYTFVGKKFQSHFRRLLAKKIPCLKRHISLSSQSSRTNSQRTPHTTYDY; translated from the coding sequence ATGGACAACAGTGACGATTTCTATGATTTCTTCAGTGATCTGTTTAACAGCGACTCCACTGACCCACCTTACCTAGTCAGTGAAGTGGTTAAACTCTGTCCCAAGACTAAAGTCAACGAGTTTGGAGCCAAATTCATCCCATTCTTCTACTACACAAGCTTCACCCTAAGTTACCTGGGCAACGGGCTTGTTCTCTTCATCATCCACAAATATGAGAAGCTCAACTCAGTGACAAACATCTTCCTCCTGAATTTGGTGATGTCAAACCTTCTCTTTGCCTCCAGTCTTCCCTTCTTGGCAACATACCATTCGTCTGAGTGGATCTTTGGGATGGTGATGTGTAAGCTGGTCAGCAGTGCCTACTTCATCGGCTTCTACAgttccatcctcttcctcacgCTCATGACATTTGACCGGTATCTTGCGGTGGTGCATGCGGTGGCGGCCGCCAAGAGCAGGAAGAAGATCTATGCCATCGGTGCAGCTGTGGCAGTGTGGTGCATCAGTGTTATAGCAAGTGTCAAAGAGCTGGTTCTCCAAAATGTTTGGAAGCATGAAGAGCACGGGCTGATGTGTGACGAGACAGGTTACGACAAGAGCATCATGGACCGCTGGCGCCTGATCAGCTACTACCAACAGttcctgctcttcttcctcctccctctttttctggtACTGTATTGCTACAGCAGCATCACCATCCGGATCTTATCCACCCGGATGAAGGAGAAGTGCCGTGCCATCAAGCTCATTTTTGTCATCGTCTTCACCTTCTTCGCTTGCTGGACACCCTACAACGTAGTCATCCTCCTTCGGGCCATTCAAATGTCCAatggcaagaaaaataaatcatgttCAGAGTCAGAGGCTCTGGACTATGCTCTGTATGTGACACAGAATGTGGCCTACCTGTATTGTTGCATTAGTCCTGTGTTTTACACCTTTGTGGGTAAGAAGTTCCAGAGCCACTTCAGACGATTGCTAGCCAAGAAGATCCCCTGTCTTAAAAGACACATCAGCCTCAGTAGCCAGAGCAGCAGGACCAACTCACAGAGAACACCCCACACTACATATGACTACTAG